Proteins encoded together in one Kutzneria kofuensis window:
- a CDS encoding glycosyl hydrolase 53 family protein codes for MNDKPETQLGRRSLLLGAAAGAGALVLGTSALPRALAAAAPAAPAATTFFKAVDISWAPQMQAHGYSWKNASGQSQDLLTILKGYGISAVRLRTFVNPSGDPANGHCSIAEVAAFAKKIKDAGMSIMLDYMFGDTWNSVGVQNPPGAWKNMSYSQMLSAMNSYVNQSMNVMKSNDVLPTWVQIGNEINSGICHPVGSVSNPGQMTGLLNAAYNQVKQVSPSTTVCIHLAQPQKYDSMQTFFSRYSGNGGKWDMSVFSSYGSASLAGGIVGNMKKISDAYHKPFMQTEFGGPVSKVSATESALVAYLKALKSNGGQGLFYWEPECMSPFTGYGNGAWNSSTRQPTAIMDGFKQV; via the coding sequence GTGAACGACAAGCCCGAGACCCAACTGGGGCGGCGCAGCCTGCTGCTCGGCGCGGCCGCCGGCGCCGGCGCGCTCGTGCTCGGCACCAGCGCCCTGCCCCGGGCGCTGGCCGCCGCCGCGCCGGCCGCTCCCGCCGCGACCACCTTCTTCAAGGCCGTCGACATCAGCTGGGCGCCGCAGATGCAGGCCCACGGCTACAGCTGGAAGAACGCCAGCGGGCAGAGCCAGGACCTGCTGACCATTCTCAAGGGTTACGGCATCAGCGCGGTCCGGCTGCGCACGTTCGTCAACCCCAGCGGCGACCCCGCCAACGGCCACTGCAGCATCGCCGAGGTGGCGGCGTTCGCGAAAAAGATCAAGGACGCCGGCATGTCGATCATGCTGGACTACATGTTCGGCGACACCTGGAACTCCGTCGGCGTGCAGAACCCGCCCGGGGCCTGGAAGAACATGAGCTACAGCCAGATGCTCTCGGCGATGAACAGCTACGTCAACCAGAGCATGAACGTCATGAAGAGCAACGACGTGCTGCCCACCTGGGTGCAGATCGGCAACGAGATCAACAGCGGCATCTGCCACCCCGTCGGCAGCGTCTCCAACCCGGGCCAGATGACCGGCCTGCTCAACGCCGCGTACAACCAGGTCAAGCAGGTGTCGCCGAGCACGACCGTGTGCATCCACTTGGCCCAGCCGCAGAAGTACGACTCGATGCAGACGTTCTTCAGCCGCTACTCCGGCAACGGCGGCAAGTGGGACATGTCCGTGTTCTCCTCCTACGGCAGCGCCAGCCTGGCCGGCGGCATCGTCGGCAACATGAAGAAGATCTCCGACGCCTACCACAAGCCGTTCATGCAGACCGAGTTCGGCGGACCCGTGAGCAAGGTCTCCGCCACCGAGTCCGCGCTGGTGGCCTACCTCAAGGCGCTCAAGAGCAACGGCGGGCAGGGCCTGTTCTACTGGGAGCCCGAGTGCATGTCGCCGTTCACCGGCTACGGCAACGGCGCCTGGAACTCCTCGACCCGCCAGCCCACCGCGATCATGGACGGGTTCAAGCAGGTATGA